One region of Parerythrobacter jejuensis genomic DNA includes:
- the dnaJ gene encoding molecular chaperone DnaJ, whose translation MSATETDLYELLGVDRGAEAAAIKSAYRKLAMKYHPDRNPGDADAEAHFKAVGAAYEVLKDPQKRAAYDRFGHAAFQNGGPGGGQGGADFSDIGDIFETIFGSAFGGGGGRQRQQRGADLRYDMEITLDEAFHGKETEIEIEVSQACDTCNGSGAEPGTGTRGCNLCKGHGKVRANQGFFVVERPCPNCHGRGEVLEEECHSCRGEGRVDQAQALAVEIPPGVDTGTRIRLTGKGEAGPRGAPPGDLYIFLHVKRHNVFERDGTSLVTRVPISFTTAALGGCVDIPDLDGSTNSIDIPAGIQSGKQLRKRGAGMPVLQGRGRGDLVVEIAVETPTKLNKEQKAILEQFRETETGDECPQSRGFFDKLKDAFGS comes from the coding sequence ATGTCAGCTACCGAAACCGATCTTTACGAACTGCTGGGCGTAGACCGCGGGGCAGAGGCTGCCGCGATCAAGTCTGCCTATCGCAAGCTCGCGATGAAATATCACCCGGATCGCAATCCCGGCGATGCCGATGCAGAAGCGCACTTCAAGGCTGTGGGCGCGGCCTACGAGGTTCTGAAGGACCCTCAGAAGCGCGCCGCCTATGATCGCTTCGGCCACGCCGCATTCCAGAATGGCGGCCCGGGTGGAGGTCAAGGCGGAGCCGACTTCAGCGATATCGGCGATATATTCGAGACCATTTTCGGCAGCGCCTTTGGCGGCGGTGGCGGACGCCAACGCCAACAGCGCGGGGCGGACCTGCGCTATGACATGGAAATCACCCTCGACGAGGCGTTCCATGGCAAGGAAACCGAAATCGAAATCGAGGTCTCGCAGGCCTGCGATACGTGCAATGGATCAGGTGCAGAGCCCGGCACAGGAACGCGCGGATGCAATCTGTGTAAGGGCCACGGGAAAGTTCGCGCAAACCAGGGCTTCTTCGTGGTCGAACGGCCATGCCCGAATTGTCATGGCCGCGGCGAAGTCCTGGAAGAGGAATGCCATTCCTGCCGTGGCGAGGGCCGCGTCGACCAGGCCCAGGCCTTGGCGGTAGAGATCCCCCCTGGTGTCGACACAGGAACGCGTATTCGCTTGACGGGCAAGGGCGAAGCCGGACCTCGAGGCGCGCCTCCGGGCGACCTCTACATCTTCCTTCATGTGAAACGGCACAATGTCTTTGAACGTGACGGCACGTCGCTGGTGACCCGCGTTCCAATCAGCTTCACCACCGCTGCACTGGGTGGCTGCGTCGATATTCCCGATCTCGACGGGTCCACCAATTCGATCGATATCCCGGCTGGCATCCAGTCAGGCAAGCAGCTGCGAAAACGCGGTGCGGGTATGCCCGTGCTGCAGGGTCGGGGCCGAGGTGATCTTGTTGTAGAAATTGCGGTCGAAACGCCGACCAAGCTCAACAAGGAGCAGAAGGCGATTCTCGAACAATTCCGCGAGACGGAAACCGGCGATGAATGCCCGCAAAGCCGGGGCTTCTTCGACAAGCTCAAAGACGCCTTCGGCAGCTAA
- a CDS encoding MBL fold metallo-hydrolase yields the protein MSSFKTVLGLSLLALATSASAQRNFDNVEVTSQEVAPGIAVLFGAGGNIGVSHGPDGTILIDDQFAPLTEKIESAVADLGATPVKFLINTHYHGDHTGGNENFGKKGALIFAHTNVRVRLKEGRGEPRPIAPAGKDALPVVTFDQGLTLNVNGDTVDVLFLGGGHTDGDSVIRWREDNVVHMGDLYFKIPGYPFIDTRSGGNVLNAMNSIDAVIRMIDDKTKVIPGHGPMSNKAELVAYRQMIGEAVGLVKALKNEGKSAEEVVAAKPLADFNRGEGFIGPDQFVQAIYTSLESQ from the coding sequence ATGAGTAGTTTCAAAACCGTGCTGGGCCTGTCGCTTCTGGCATTGGCCACATCTGCCAGCGCACAGCGCAATTTCGACAATGTCGAGGTCACTTCGCAAGAAGTCGCGCCGGGCATCGCTGTCTTGTTCGGGGCGGGTGGCAATATCGGTGTGAGCCATGGGCCCGATGGCACCATCCTGATTGACGACCAATTCGCGCCCCTGACCGAGAAGATCGAATCTGCAGTGGCAGACCTTGGTGCGACACCGGTCAAGTTCCTGATCAACACGCATTATCACGGCGACCATACCGGGGGTAACGAGAATTTCGGCAAGAAGGGCGCGCTGATCTTTGCCCACACCAACGTCCGCGTGCGACTGAAAGAGGGGCGGGGCGAGCCACGCCCGATCGCCCCTGCCGGCAAAGACGCCTTACCGGTCGTGACATTCGACCAGGGGCTAACGCTGAATGTGAACGGAGACACGGTCGACGTACTGTTCCTTGGCGGTGGCCACACCGATGGTGACAGCGTGATACGCTGGCGCGAGGACAATGTCGTCCATATGGGCGATCTCTATTTCAAGATTCCCGGATATCCCTTCATCGACACTCGCTCTGGCGGCAATGTCCTCAACGCGATGAATTCCATCGACGCGGTCATCCGCATGATCGACGACAAGACCAAGGTGATCCCGGGTCATGGCCCGATGTCGAACAAGGCGGAACTGGTGGCTTATCGCCAGATGATCGGCGAAGCGGTGGGTCTCGTCAAAGCCTTGAAGAACGAAGGCAAATCAGCCGAGGAAGTCGTGGCAGCGAAGCCCTTGGCCGACTTCAATCGCGGGGAAGGTTTCATCGGCCCGGACCAGTTTGTGCAGGCGATCTACACCAGCCTCGAAAGCCAGTGA
- a CDS encoding patatin-like protein — MRQKELRIALVCYGGVSLAVYMHGVTKEIWNLARASRAYHTGDVPPLGSAAVYHSLLGQIESDRGLRLRVLPDILSGASAGGINAVFLAQALHSGCSLEPLTDLWLDNADIDRLVDPDARPMWRYAKFWAQPIAEWVLRRPGNAVSESVAPETRSEVRQKVSRLVRGRWFQPPFSGLGMSKLLYNAFAAMRDKPAEGPLLPPGHPIDLYVTATDFRGYLEMLRLNSPPVVEESEHRMPIAFRGHAQRQGGVPLADPLELTLAARATASFPGAFPPLKLEEIDELAEHDGRIWDNREDFLQRVMPVHVTYGSTSSVSLIDGSVLVNAPFEGAIEGLRGRPAHREVDRRFVYVDPRPDRFGSLKEQDTQPVGFFAAIFGSLSTIPREQPIRDNLEALEAQSREAERLRRIVTGLRPEIEAAVERLFGRTFFLDSPTPKRLVAWRNKAQQAAAERAGYAFQAYAQAKFNGIVERLGELVLEAAPELMQPDARTIVEVLRGELERRGLTSLASESGAGASNEAIAFFRAHDLGFRTRRLRLLARRLSRDWDADPDLDDVALDEARESIYAILSLYFDREGLEHLGDDFGAIAARVLEDPGSVIDAFADRYLLPSVDEQAEEMLAAAMEKMPKNLRRRMLLTYLGFPFYDVATLPLLGHEGLTEFDPVKVDRISPHDATSIREGGTQDTLRGTEFFNFGAFFSRAYRENDYLWGRLHGAERMIDLVCSTLDEPLAESRCQSFKRDAFIAILDEEQEAGRCARGLIEKLRQEVADRLG; from the coding sequence ATGCGGCAAAAGGAACTCCGGATTGCATTGGTCTGCTACGGCGGCGTCAGCCTTGCGGTTTATATGCACGGGGTCACCAAGGAGATCTGGAATCTCGCACGGGCAAGCCGGGCATATCACACGGGTGATGTCCCGCCCTTGGGCAGTGCCGCCGTCTATCACAGTCTGTTGGGCCAGATAGAGTCCGACCGCGGCCTGCGCCTGCGGGTTTTGCCAGACATTCTTAGCGGTGCCAGCGCTGGCGGTATCAATGCGGTGTTCCTGGCACAGGCTCTGCATTCCGGCTGTTCGCTGGAACCGCTGACAGACTTGTGGCTCGACAATGCCGACATCGATCGCCTGGTTGATCCGGATGCGCGGCCGATGTGGCGCTATGCCAAGTTTTGGGCCCAGCCAATTGCCGAATGGGTCCTGCGGCGCCCGGGCAATGCCGTTAGCGAGAGTGTCGCACCGGAAACACGGTCTGAAGTACGGCAAAAAGTATCCCGGCTTGTGCGCGGGCGCTGGTTCCAGCCGCCATTCTCAGGTCTTGGCATGTCCAAATTGCTCTACAATGCTTTCGCAGCGATGCGGGACAAACCGGCGGAAGGACCGTTGTTGCCGCCCGGACATCCGATCGATCTTTATGTCACGGCGACCGATTTCCGCGGCTATCTGGAGATGCTGCGACTTAACAGTCCGCCTGTCGTCGAGGAGAGCGAACACAGGATGCCGATCGCGTTTCGCGGGCATGCGCAGCGGCAGGGGGGCGTGCCACTGGCAGATCCGCTCGAACTGACTTTGGCCGCAAGGGCAACCGCAAGTTTTCCCGGAGCTTTTCCGCCGCTGAAACTGGAAGAGATTGATGAACTGGCCGAGCATGACGGCCGCATATGGGACAATCGGGAGGACTTCCTGCAGCGGGTCATGCCTGTCCACGTCACTTACGGTTCGACCAGTAGCGTTTCACTGATTGACGGCTCGGTATTGGTGAATGCCCCCTTCGAAGGCGCTATCGAAGGTTTGCGCGGTCGCCCTGCCCATCGCGAAGTTGACCGGCGCTTTGTCTATGTCGATCCACGGCCCGACCGGTTCGGATCGCTCAAGGAGCAGGACACCCAGCCGGTTGGGTTCTTCGCGGCGATCTTTGGTTCGCTTTCGACCATCCCGCGCGAGCAGCCTATCCGGGACAATCTTGAGGCGTTGGAGGCCCAGTCACGCGAAGCAGAGCGGCTTCGCCGGATCGTGACGGGCCTGAGACCGGAGATTGAAGCGGCTGTCGAGCGCCTTTTCGGTCGCACCTTTTTCCTCGACAGCCCGACGCCAAAGCGTCTGGTGGCGTGGCGCAACAAGGCCCAACAGGCTGCGGCCGAGCGGGCTGGCTACGCGTTCCAGGCCTATGCCCAGGCCAAGTTCAACGGCATTGTCGAACGGTTGGGAGAGCTTGTTCTGGAGGCGGCGCCAGAACTGATGCAGCCCGATGCACGTACGATTGTCGAAGTGCTGCGCGGTGAGCTTGAGCGGCGCGGATTGACCTCTCTGGCGTCCGAAAGCGGGGCCGGTGCTAGTAACGAAGCCATTGCCTTTTTCCGCGCCCATGACCTGGGCTTCAGGACGCGGCGTCTGCGCCTTCTTGCACGCAGGCTGTCGCGCGATTGGGATGCCGATCCCGATCTGGACGATGTCGCGTTGGATGAAGCGCGGGAATCGATCTACGCGATTCTGTCCCTCTATTTCGACCGCGAGGGGTTGGAGCATCTGGGTGACGATTTCGGAGCCATTGCAGCGAGGGTGCTCGAAGATCCGGGCTCCGTCATCGATGCCTTTGCCGATCGCTATCTTTTGCCTTCGGTAGATGAGCAGGCAGAGGAGATGCTCGCTGCAGCGATGGAGAAGATGCCCAAGAACCTGCGGCGCAGGATGCTGCTGACCTATCTCGGATTTCCCTTCTACGACGTCGCGACCCTGCCCTTGCTGGGGCATGAGGGCCTGACTGAATTCGACCCGGTGAAGGTCGATCGTATCAGTCCCCATGATGCCACCTCGATCCGCGAGGGCGGTACGCAGGATACTTTGCGAGGCACGGAATTCTTCAATTTCGGCGCGTTCTTCAGCCGCGCCTATCGTGAGAATGATTATCTCTGGGGGCGTCTGCACGGCGCCGAGCGAATGATTGACCTGGTTTGCTCTACGCTTGACGAACCATTGGCCGAGTCGCGCTGCCAATCGTTCAAGCGCGATGCGTTCATTGCCATCCTGGATGAAGAACAGGAGGCAGGTCGGTGCGCGCGGGGCTTGATTGAAAAGCTAAGGCAGGAAGTGGCAGACAGGCTCGGCTAG
- the radA gene encoding DNA repair protein RadA — translation MAKTKRKYVCQACGAVAHRWQGQCADCAEWNTLVEDAPATVFSQKHDLSSGGRAIDFVDLNQPGDELVRRGTGLAEFDRALGGGLVPGSAILMGGDPGIGKSTLLLQAAASIAKSGQHVVYVSGEEASGQVRMRASRLGVSDAPLKLASSTSVRDILTTLGGMDPPALLVIDSIQTMHSDTIEGAPGTVSQVRGCAFELIRYAKESGTALVLVGHVTKDGNIAGPRVLEHMVDVVMSFEGERSHQYRILRALKNRFGAVDEIGVFAMAGKGLEEVSNPSMLFLSGRDQPLAGSSVFPALEGTRPVLIEVQALIVRLQSGATPRRAVLGWDNGRLAMLLAVLESRCGLNFSSAEVYLNVAGGYRLSDPAADLAVAAALVSALSDKPLPEQSVWFGEVSLAGEVRPVAHAGLRLREAAKLGFTTGCGPQNGGDPIKGIRFSPVDQLTKLVDRVMATA, via the coding sequence ATGGCAAAGACCAAACGCAAATATGTGTGCCAGGCGTGTGGCGCTGTGGCACATCGGTGGCAGGGACAATGCGCTGATTGCGCCGAATGGAACACTTTGGTGGAAGATGCTCCCGCAACGGTGTTCTCACAAAAGCACGATCTTTCGAGTGGCGGCAGGGCAATCGATTTCGTCGATCTGAACCAGCCCGGAGACGAGCTTGTACGCCGCGGCACCGGTCTAGCCGAATTTGACCGCGCGCTTGGAGGAGGACTGGTTCCTGGCTCGGCCATCCTGATGGGAGGCGATCCCGGCATCGGCAAGTCCACTCTTTTGCTCCAGGCAGCCGCGAGCATCGCCAAATCTGGCCAGCACGTCGTCTATGTCAGCGGCGAAGAGGCCTCCGGTCAGGTCCGGATGAGAGCGTCACGTTTGGGGGTCTCAGATGCTCCACTCAAGCTCGCATCTTCCACCTCCGTGCGCGACATCCTGACGACATTGGGCGGAATGGACCCGCCTGCATTGCTGGTCATCGATTCAATCCAGACCATGCATTCAGACACGATCGAAGGTGCCCCGGGCACGGTAAGCCAGGTGCGTGGCTGTGCCTTCGAACTGATCCGTTATGCCAAGGAAAGCGGCACAGCTCTGGTGTTGGTCGGGCACGTGACCAAGGACGGCAATATTGCCGGCCCGCGGGTGCTCGAACACATGGTTGATGTGGTGATGAGCTTCGAAGGTGAGCGCAGTCACCAATATCGTATTCTGCGCGCGCTAAAGAATCGGTTCGGGGCAGTCGACGAGATCGGCGTTTTCGCGATGGCGGGGAAGGGGCTGGAAGAGGTCTCCAATCCATCGATGCTGTTCCTGTCTGGCCGCGACCAACCCTTGGCGGGCAGCTCGGTCTTCCCGGCTTTGGAAGGGACGCGACCAGTGCTGATCGAAGTCCAGGCTCTCATCGTGCGCTTGCAATCGGGCGCCACGCCCCGCCGTGCCGTGTTGGGCTGGGACAATGGGCGATTGGCGATGCTTCTCGCGGTGCTGGAATCGCGTTGCGGGCTGAATTTCAGTTCGGCGGAAGTCTATTTGAATGTCGCTGGCGGCTATCGCCTGTCCGACCCTGCTGCAGACCTTGCCGTTGCTGCTGCGCTGGTTTCAGCCTTGTCGGACAAGCCATTGCCGGAACAATCGGTCTGGTTTGGCGAAGTCTCGCTTGCCGGCGAAGTGCGCCCGGTGGCGCATGCCGGATTGCGACTGCGCGAAGCGGCCAAGCTCGGTTTTACGACCGGGTGCGGCCCGCAAAACGGCGGCGATCCGATCAAGGGCATCAGGTTTTCGCCTGTCGATCAGTTAACGAAGCTCGTTGACCGGGTGATGGCCACGGCATAA
- a CDS encoding CvpA family protein, translating into MTGFDIIVLIIVGVAAVGGFMRGFVQEVLSVAAWVLAIFAIRYLHTPLFEALEPRIGTPTAASILAFAILLLIPYAAMKLIAGRAGDGARNSILGPIDRVLGFGFGAIKGGIIIVLAFSLLVLGYDTVWGYQGRPVWITTARTYPVVNASTEALVQYISERRATLRGEAGPE; encoded by the coding sequence ATGACGGGATTTGACATCATTGTTCTGATCATCGTCGGCGTTGCTGCCGTCGGTGGATTTATGCGCGGCTTCGTCCAAGAGGTCTTGTCCGTTGCGGCATGGGTATTGGCGATCTTCGCGATCCGTTATCTCCATACGCCGCTTTTCGAGGCGCTGGAGCCGCGTATCGGCACGCCAACAGCTGCTTCGATCCTGGCGTTCGCGATACTGCTGTTAATCCCGTACGCAGCAATGAAGCTGATTGCGGGCAGGGCAGGGGACGGTGCGCGCAATTCGATCCTGGGGCCGATCGACAGAGTGCTCGGCTTTGGCTTTGGCGCCATCAAAGGTGGGATCATTATTGTCCTTGCCTTTTCGCTGCTTGTGCTCGGCTATGACACCGTCTGGGGCTATCAGGGGCGTCCTGTCTGGATCACCACGGCGCGGACCTATCCTGTGGTGAATGCCAGCACCGAAGCACTCGTCCAGTATATCTCCGAGCGTCGCGCCACCCTGCGCGGCGAAGCCGGTCCTGAATGA
- a CDS encoding iron-sulfur cluster assembly scaffold protein yields MTTRSPAQRLYTPEILGLAVELAGFPLDEGLDLRGEARSQSCGSTLALGFELGPDGLTKRLGLQVTACAIGQASAAIFARHANGLDAQAIDHSLEDVDAWLGGGTAPNWPDIEAISNARDYSARHGAILLPWRAAQQALSKAGAER; encoded by the coding sequence ATGACCACGCGCAGCCCGGCGCAGCGCCTCTACACACCTGAAATTCTCGGCCTTGCGGTTGAACTGGCCGGTTTTCCACTCGATGAAGGGCTGGACCTGCGCGGCGAAGCCCGCTCCCAGAGCTGTGGAAGCACTCTGGCGCTCGGCTTTGAGCTTGGCCCCGACGGCCTGACAAAACGGCTTGGATTGCAAGTCACAGCATGTGCGATCGGGCAGGCCAGTGCGGCGATCTTCGCTCGCCATGCGAATGGGCTCGACGCGCAAGCGATCGACCATTCCCTAGAGGACGTGGATGCCTGGCTCGGTGGCGGGACAGCGCCAAACTGGCCGGACATAGAAGCAATCTCCAATGCACGAGATTATTCCGCCCGCCACGGAGCCATCCTGTTGCCGTGGAGAGCCGCGCAGCAGGCGCTTTCCAAGGCGGGTGCCGAACGCTAG
- a CDS encoding MFS transporter: MSDAAALKDREPSENEIKLVIGASSAGTVFEWYDFFIYGTLAYILKDAFYNVDNETLGLLLVWSTFAVGFAFRPIGAILFGFLGDKLGRKYTFLVTVTLMGIATAGVGLIPTIATIGVAAPIIVILLRVIQGLALGGEYGGAAIYVAEHAPPEKRGFYTSFIQASVAGGFVLSIAVVLACRFLIPEDDFIAWGWRIPFLLSIILLGISLWMRLKLSESPVFQAMKAEGKIAGNPFVESFTYPGNKKRIFVALFGVTGILTTIWYTAFFSGMSFLRGPMHVDDLTVELILFFSGLIAMTFYIMIGKWSDTIGRKKPILIGAVLTLFLLFPAFWGLGSLANPGLERAAEATPIQVSGPECVTDPFADLFDREQTQCGKVLETLTASGVPYTLVAGDKLAVTAGGEAVAIDPAWFDDGAARREGIHSALGAYGFDFSKQQPGAANVLGIVAILLGLGMLSALTYGSVAALLSEMFPPRIRYSSMSIPYHIGAGYLGGFLPLIAGVIVASTGNIYSGLWYTWGVVAFGVVVLWWGIPDGPPRDFEDDT, from the coding sequence ATGAGCGACGCAGCAGCACTCAAGGACCGCGAACCGAGCGAGAACGAGATCAAACTCGTCATCGGGGCATCATCGGCCGGCACCGTTTTCGAATGGTATGATTTTTTCATCTACGGCACGCTTGCCTACATCCTGAAGGATGCTTTCTACAACGTCGACAACGAGACGCTGGGCCTGTTGCTGGTCTGGTCGACCTTCGCAGTCGGCTTCGCATTCCGCCCGATCGGGGCGATCCTATTTGGCTTCCTGGGCGACAAGCTGGGGCGTAAATATACCTTCTTGGTAACCGTCACCCTCATGGGAATCGCGACTGCAGGGGTCGGTTTGATTCCGACAATCGCGACAATCGGCGTTGCAGCACCCATCATCGTGATCCTGTTGCGCGTCATCCAAGGGTTGGCTTTGGGCGGCGAGTATGGCGGTGCGGCAATCTACGTTGCCGAGCATGCGCCACCTGAAAAGCGCGGTTTCTACACCAGTTTCATCCAGGCCAGTGTAGCCGGCGGCTTCGTCTTGTCGATCGCAGTTGTGCTTGCGTGCCGGTTCCTGATCCCGGAAGATGATTTCATCGCATGGGGCTGGCGGATCCCATTCCTGCTTTCGATTATACTGCTCGGCATTTCCTTGTGGATGCGCCTGAAGCTTTCCGAGAGCCCTGTGTTTCAGGCGATGAAAGCAGAGGGCAAAATCGCGGGGAATCCCTTTGTCGAGAGCTTTACCTATCCGGGCAACAAGAAGCGGATTTTCGTCGCCCTGTTCGGTGTGACCGGCATTCTGACAACGATCTGGTACACGGCGTTCTTCTCGGGAATGAGCTTCCTGCGCGGGCCGATGCATGTTGATGATCTGACCGTTGAATTGATCCTGTTCTTCTCCGGCCTGATCGCGATGACATTCTACATCATGATCGGCAAATGGTCGGACACAATCGGGCGCAAGAAACCGATCCTGATTGGTGCTGTGCTCACCCTGTTCCTGCTGTTCCCGGCATTTTGGGGGCTGGGTAGCCTGGCCAATCCAGGCCTTGAGAGGGCGGCAGAGGCTACGCCGATCCAAGTTAGCGGTCCGGAATGCGTAACCGATCCCTTCGCGGATCTATTTGATCGCGAACAGACCCAGTGCGGCAAAGTGCTAGAGACACTGACGGCTTCGGGCGTTCCCTACACACTGGTCGCGGGTGACAAACTGGCGGTCACTGCAGGCGGCGAAGCAGTCGCTATCGATCCCGCGTGGTTCGATGACGGTGCGGCACGACGTGAGGGCATTCATTCTGCCCTGGGCGCCTACGGTTTTGACTTTTCAAAGCAGCAGCCAGGTGCGGCAAATGTCCTCGGCATTGTTGCGATCTTGCTCGGGCTTGGGATGCTGTCGGCGCTGACCTATGGGTCAGTTGCGGCGCTTTTGTCAGAGATGTTTCCACCCCGTATCCGCTATAGTTCAATGTCGATCCCGTATCATATTGGTGCCGGGTATCTGGGGGGCTTCCTGCCGCTGATTGCCGGCGTGATCGTGGCCAGCACGGGCAATATCTATTCCGGCCTGTGGTATACGTGGGGCGTCGTAGCCTTCGGCGTCGTCGTCTTGTGGTGGGGTATCCCTGACGGCCCACCACGCGATTTCGAAGACGATACCTGA
- the alr gene encoding alanine racemase yields the protein MLPTPPPPTLRLDIDRDALAANWRTLNDLSGTARAGAAVKADCYGLGVARCVPTLRDAGARDFFVAHWSEVGAMLDHVPASQVAVLHGANSADEVSYALATGALPVINSLHQARLWTAAGGKACHVMIDSGIHRLGIDPSELDDPALAGLDIQVLMSHLACADENSAMNAAQLTVFKDMQNALGAQSLSLANSAGIALGTDYAFDLTRPGLALYGGIPRAELAGRIRQVAFPRAALIQVRDLKEGDTVGYNGEFTASGPMRVGTVSLGYADGFLRSWGGKGNALNSEGRALPLLGKVSMDMVVVDLANAPDLKTGDWVDVPYDLPKASKRSGLSQYELLTILGQRFAR from the coding sequence ATGCTCCCGACACCGCCCCCGCCGACATTGCGGCTTGATATTGATCGGGATGCGCTAGCGGCGAATTGGCGCACATTGAATGATCTATCGGGCACTGCGAGGGCCGGGGCGGCGGTCAAGGCCGACTGTTATGGCCTGGGGGTGGCCCGATGCGTACCGACGCTGCGCGATGCCGGAGCACGCGATTTCTTCGTTGCCCATTGGAGCGAAGTCGGCGCTATGCTCGACCATGTGCCGGCCAGTCAGGTGGCCGTGTTGCACGGTGCAAACTCGGCTGACGAAGTTTCCTACGCTCTCGCGACCGGCGCGCTACCCGTCATAAATTCGCTGCATCAGGCGCGCCTGTGGACGGCCGCGGGTGGCAAGGCGTGTCACGTCATGATCGATAGCGGTATCCATCGCCTCGGCATCGATCCGAGCGAGCTAGATGATCCGGCACTAGCCGGGCTCGACATACAGGTTTTGATGTCACATCTGGCCTGCGCGGATGAAAACAGTGCAATGAATGCCGCTCAGCTGACTGTGTTCAAGGACATGCAGAACGCTCTTGGCGCGCAATCGCTCAGCCTGGCCAACAGTGCAGGCATTGCCCTGGGGACAGACTACGCTTTCGATCTGACCAGGCCGGGCCTCGCTCTTTACGGCGGGATTCCTCGCGCGGAGCTGGCCGGGCGCATTCGTCAGGTTGCCTTCCCGCGCGCAGCCCTGATCCAAGTGCGGGACTTAAAGGAGGGCGACACAGTCGGCTACAATGGCGAATTCACAGCGTCCGGTCCGATGCGGGTCGGCACTGTCTCCCTCGGTTATGCAGATGGTTTCCTCCGTAGTTGGGGTGGGAAGGGTAACGCTCTCAATTCTGAGGGGAGGGCACTGCCCCTCTTGGGCAAGGTCTCCATGGATATGGTCGTTGTCGACCTTGCCAATGCGCCGGACTTGAAGACCGGAGACTGGGTCGATGTGCCCTATGACTTGCCCAAGGCCTCGAAACGCAGCGGCCTTTCGCAATACGAACTGCTGACCATATTGGGACAACGCTTCGCGCGTTGA
- the phaR gene encoding polyhydroxyalkanoate synthesis repressor PhaR: MASKKTETGGTVVIKKYANRRLYNTQSSSYITLDDLAAMTREGIDFQVVDAKSGDDITHSILTQIIMEEEASGKQMLPVSFLRDLISMYGNSMQAMMPSYLEASMTNFRNNREKLQEALRDNMSNNPIAKIAETNMAVMKAMGEALIPGSKPSKPTTTSSKDDELATLKKQMADMQKKLDELGK, translated from the coding sequence ATGGCTTCTAAGAAGACTGAGACTGGCGGCACCGTCGTCATCAAGAAATACGCCAACCGGCGGCTCTACAATACGCAAAGTTCCAGCTACATCACGCTGGATGATCTGGCCGCTATGACGCGCGAAGGGATCGATTTTCAGGTCGTCGACGCCAAGTCTGGCGATGACATTACCCATTCGATCCTGACCCAGATCATCATGGAGGAAGAAGCCAGCGGCAAGCAGATGCTGCCGGTCAGTTTCCTGCGCGACCTTATCTCGATGTACGGCAATTCGATGCAGGCCATGATGCCCAGCTATCTCGAAGCCAGCATGACCAATTTCCGCAACAACCGCGAGAAGCTCCAAGAGGCGTTGCGCGACAATATGTCCAACAATCCGATTGCCAAGATCGCGGAAACGAACATGGCCGTGATGAAAGCGATGGGGGAGGCCCTGATACCGGGTTCCAAGCCGTCGAAGCCGACCACTACGTCATCCAAGGACGATGAACTCGCCACGCTGAAGAAGCAGATGGCGGATATGCAGAAGAAGCTGGACGAACTGGGCAAGTAG